A stretch of Coccidioides posadasii str. Silveira chromosome 2, complete sequence DNA encodes these proteins:
- the DMC1 gene encoding Meiotic recombination protein dmc1 (EggNog:ENOG410PGDF~COG:L~BUSCO:9240at33183) — protein sequence MPASDASGSFDEDENFIVDIDGIQAHGIGASDITKLKANGFYTVASVHGATRRTLLKIKGFSEVKVEKIKEAIQKCQPSASGFITAMELGHQRKRVVRISTGSKQFDAILNGGFQSMSISEVYGEFRCGKTQLSHTMSVVAQLPRSMGGAEGKVAYIDTEGTFRPERVGQIAERFGVDPDSSLENIAYARALNSEHQLELLNTLSKEFAGGEYRLLIIDSIMNCFRVDYCGRGELADRQQKLNQFLMKLAHMAEEFNVCVLMTNQVQSDPGASALFAGADGRKPVGGHILAHASTTRVLLRKGRGEERVAKIQDSPDCPEREATYIITNGGINDPEKA from the exons ATGCCTGCCTCAGATGCCAGCGGCAGTTTTGACGAAGAC GAGAACTTCATTGTTGACATTGATGGCATTCAAGCACATG GGATTGGTGCCTCTGACATCACAAAGTTGAAAGCCAACGGCTTTTATACTGTTGCT TCCGTTCACGGCGCAACGCGCAGAACACTGCTGAAAATTAAGGGATTCAGTGAAGTTAAGGTGGAAAAGATCAAGGAGGCAATTCAGAAATGCCAG CCCTCGGCTTCGGGTTTCATAACGGCAATGGAACTCGGCCATCAAAGAAAGAGGGTCGTCAGAATTTCCACTGGCAGTAAGCAATTTGACGCGATCCTCAACGG CGGGTTCCAGAGCATGAGTATCAGCGAAGTCTATGGAGAATTTCGCTGCGGAAAAACGCAACTTTCGCACACAATGTCTGTTGTCGCTCAGCTGCCAAGAAGTATGGGCGGTGCTGAGGGAAAAGTTGCATATATTGACACAGAAGGGACATTCCGTCCGGAACGAGTCGGACAGATCGCTGAACGTTTTGGAGTCGATCCCGATTCCAGTCTAGAAAACATCGCGTATGCGAGGGCGTTAAACAGTGAGCACCAGTTGGAACTCTTGAATACCCTATCCAAAGAGTTTGCAGGCGGGGAATACCGTCTGCTCATTATTGACAGTATTATGAACTGTTTCCGGGTTGATTATTGCGGGCGTGGCGAGCTTGCAGATCGCCAGCAGAAACTCAACCAGTTTCTCATGAAACTGGCTCATATGGCTGAAG AATTCAATGTCTGTGTTCTCATG ACGAATCAGGTGCAGAGTGATCCTGGAGCAAGCGCGTTATTTGCGGGTGCAGATGGCCGGAAGCCTGTTGGCGGCCATATATTGGCTCACGCCTCAACCACCCGGGTGCTTCTTCGCAAAGGGCGTGGGGAAGAAAGAGTCGCCAAAATCCAGGACTCTCCAG ATTGTCCGGAACGGGAAGCGACGTACATTATCACAAACGGGGGTATAAATGACCCGGAGAAGGCATAG
- a CDS encoding uncharacterized protein (EggNog:ENOG4113VRY~COG:O~BUSCO:13643at33183): MLRFARLPNAFAITASSPDTNQTVVHDLVLLKCYHCQGLGHVQADCPTLRLNGGATSGRCYNCNLPGHLARNCHNAGMQGAPRNVGGARGGFNAPFRGGYGGYPRAATCYKCGGPNHFARDCQAQAMKCYACGKLGHISRDCTAPNGGPLSSAGKVCYKCSQAGHISRDCPTNNTANTTTETNTQPTAETTAPAPPATETTTEAPQAPAAATTPAVA, from the exons ATGCTG AGGTTTGCTCGTCTTCCGAACGCCTTTGCTATAACT GCAAGCAGCCCG GACACGAATCAAACGGTTGTCCACGACCTCGTACTACTGAAA TGCTATCACTGCCAGGGCCTTGGACACGTCCAGGCTGATTGCCCTACCCTGCGATTGAACGGAGGAGCGACAAGTGGCCGTTGTTACAACTGCAATCTTCCTGGGCATTTAGCC CGGAATTGCCACAATGCCGGAATGCAAGGCGCTCCGCGCAACGTAGGCGGTGCTCGCGGAGGCTTCAATGCACCCTTCCGTGGTGGTTACGGAGGGTACCCAAGAGCGGCAACCTGCTACAAATGCGGCGGGCCGAATCACTTCGCGCGAGATTGCCAGGCCCAAGCCATGAAATGCTATGCTTGCGGTAAATTG GGACATATCTCGCGAGATTGTACCGCTCCCAACGGTGGACCTTTGAGCTCGGCAGGCAAGGTTTGCTACAAGTGCTCTCAGGCCGGCCACATTTCCCGGGATTGTCCCACCAATAATACCGCTAATACTACTACCGAGACTAATACTCAGCCTACAGCCGAGACAACAGCTCCCGCTCCACCAGCAACAGAAACTACCACTGAGGCTCCTCAGGCTCCAGCCGCTGCCACGACTCCAGCAGTGGCATAG